A genomic window from Streptomyces sp. MST-110588 includes:
- a CDS encoding TetR/AcrR family transcriptional regulator, which produces MARWQPDAPGRLAAAALDLFEERGYENTTVIEIAERAGLTKSTFFRYFPDKREVLFGRGTVTGLLVEGIASAPPAAGPLDVVADALDALGRTFFTADRREFSRRRQAVLNAHTELREREALKRLDLTASMIEALNRRGVPGLAARVAAKLGTLAWEIAFDQWIDTDNGEDFGPLARQALAEVRAAAAAAAAAAVR; this is translated from the coding sequence ATGGCTCGCTGGCAACCCGACGCACCAGGACGACTCGCCGCCGCCGCCCTCGACCTCTTCGAGGAGCGCGGTTACGAGAACACGACCGTGATCGAGATCGCGGAGCGCGCGGGGCTCACCAAGAGCACGTTTTTCCGGTACTTCCCGGACAAGCGCGAGGTGCTCTTCGGCAGAGGCACGGTGACCGGTCTGCTCGTCGAAGGGATCGCCTCGGCGCCGCCGGCGGCCGGGCCGCTCGACGTGGTGGCGGACGCCCTCGATGCGCTCGGCCGGACGTTCTTCACCGCCGACCGCCGCGAGTTCAGCCGCCGGCGCCAGGCCGTGCTGAACGCCCATACGGAACTGCGGGAACGCGAAGCCCTGAAAAGGCTCGACCTCACCGCCTCGATGATCGAGGCCCTCAACCGCCGCGGAGTCCCGGGCCTGGCTGCGCGTGTGGCCGCGAAACTGGGCACGCTTGCCTGGGAGATCGCCTTTGATCAGTGGATCGACACCGACAACGGCGAGGACTTCGGCCCGCTGGCGCGGCAAGCGCTCGCCGAAGTACGCGCAGCCGCAGCCGCAGCCGCAGCCGCAGCCGTGCGCTGA
- a CDS encoding NADP-dependent oxidoreductase, with translation MSKAVRYRRFGGPEVLELQEIPEPHAAPDEVRVRVTAAGLNPMDWQITTQPDMAARFGITLPAGFGSDFAGVVDEVGAQATGFAAGDRVYGAAIGRSVADFVLVKTPATTLWPTPEGIGDQVAGVLPVSGLTASAALASIGLRAGDTVLIGGAAGGVGIFAVQLAKLAGARVLGTASEGTFGFLRGLGAEPVAYGPGLADRVRALAPEGITAATDLFGREAAETALKLGVAPERISVVADGPAPPPGVRKAGALDAGPGALERITDAIRSGEITVPIAATFPVEQIREAVTTQAERHVHGKIVIAL, from the coding sequence ATGAGCAAAGCTGTCCGTTACCGGCGATTCGGCGGTCCCGAAGTACTCGAACTGCAGGAGATACCCGAGCCGCACGCCGCACCGGACGAGGTCCGCGTCCGGGTCACGGCCGCCGGGCTGAATCCGATGGACTGGCAGATCACCACACAGCCCGACATGGCGGCGCGGTTCGGCATCACCTTGCCGGCCGGGTTCGGCAGCGACTTCGCCGGAGTGGTGGACGAGGTGGGCGCCCAAGCCACGGGATTCGCGGCCGGGGACCGGGTGTACGGGGCTGCGATCGGCCGGTCCGTCGCCGATTTCGTACTGGTCAAGACGCCCGCGACGACGCTATGGCCCACCCCGGAGGGCATCGGCGACCAAGTGGCGGGCGTGCTACCGGTGTCCGGTCTGACGGCCTCCGCCGCGCTCGCCTCCATCGGGCTCCGCGCCGGGGACACCGTCCTGATCGGTGGGGCGGCGGGTGGCGTGGGCATCTTCGCCGTGCAGTTGGCGAAGCTTGCGGGTGCCCGGGTGCTCGGCACCGCCTCCGAGGGCACGTTCGGATTCCTGCGCGGGCTCGGCGCCGAACCCGTGGCGTACGGCCCCGGCCTGGCGGACCGGGTGCGGGCCCTGGCGCCCGAGGGGATCACCGCCGCGACCGACCTGTTCGGAAGGGAGGCGGCCGAGACCGCGCTCAAGCTCGGCGTGGCACCCGAGCGGATCTCCGTCGTGGCCGACGGCCCCGCCCCGCCGCCTGGCGTGCGCAAGGCGGGCGCCCTCGATGCGGGGCCCGGCGCCCTGGAACGGATCACCGACGCGATCCGTTCCGGCGAGATCACGGTGCCGATCGCGGCGACCTTCCCCGTCGAGCAGATCCGCGAAGCCGTGACGACGCAGGCAGAGAGGCATGTCCACGGCAAAATCGTGATCGCCCTGTGA
- a CDS encoding DUF4232 domain-containing protein, whose product MSSSTIVRTARTARTARTARRRTLRIAAAALTAAAGLTLTACSGSDAAGTKAAGQAGTAVAAADSGAADSSAAVPGSEPQTGSGAKAELGGKADSGAKAGAAGQPSARSHAARGGGKAGAGIQRCHTSGLKAVFATGGDAVPDPHASRATTTSIVLTNKGSRACTIGGFAGVDLTSENGGQRWSLARSSARHGSITLNPGDSTDFTINLALTKGNEEGFYQPAYAVVTPPNETTSLTLKWPWGPLVDQRSATHPATFVNPIG is encoded by the coding sequence ATGAGCTCCAGCACCATCGTCCGTACCGCACGTACCGCACGTACCGCCCGTACCGCTCGCCGCCGCACCCTGCGCATCGCCGCCGCAGCCCTGACCGCTGCCGCCGGTCTCACCTTGACCGCCTGCTCCGGTTCGGACGCCGCCGGGACGAAGGCCGCGGGCCAGGCCGGTACGGCAGTGGCCGCCGCGGACTCCGGCGCTGCGGACTCGTCCGCGGCCGTGCCGGGGTCCGAGCCTCAGACGGGTTCCGGTGCCAAGGCGGAACTCGGCGGCAAGGCGGACTCCGGCGCCAAGGCGGGGGCCGCGGGCCAGCCGTCGGCCCGGTCGCACGCTGCCCGGGGCGGCGGCAAGGCGGGCGCGGGCATCCAGCGCTGCCACACCTCGGGCCTGAAGGCGGTCTTCGCCACCGGCGGGGACGCCGTTCCGGATCCGCATGCGTCCAGGGCGACGACCACCAGCATCGTGCTGACCAACAAGGGCAGCCGTGCCTGCACGATCGGCGGGTTCGCCGGTGTGGATCTCACCTCGGAGAACGGGGGGCAGCGCTGGTCGCTGGCCCGTTCCTCGGCCCGGCACGGCTCGATCACCCTGAACCCTGGCGACTCCACCGACTTCACCATCAACCTCGCCCTGACCAAGGGGAACGAGGAGGGCTTCTACCAGCCCGCCTACGCGGTCGTCACCCCGCCCAACGAGACCACCTCCCTGACCCTGAAGTGGCCCTGGGGCCCGCTCGTCGACCAGAGGAGCGCCACCCACCCGGCCACCTTCGTCAACCCCATCGGCTGA
- a CDS encoding YoaK family protein has translation MRELLTDAARTLVPPEGDRHGPLPPLLLALTVVTGLVDAVSYLALGHVFVANMTGNVVFLGFALAGAKGLSALSSLVSMAAFLVGALAGGRLGTRFAAHRGRLLATATALQAILVAVAVIVAAVAHGALTPGVRYALIALLGLAMGLQNAVVRRLGVPDLTTTVLTLTLTGLAADSAPAGGTAPRPGRRVLSVLAMLAGALAGALLLLHTGLAPAPGLALTLGLALLLLIAASVTTRCLARAGTSGAPWTRPPS, from the coding sequence ATGCGCGAGCTGCTGACTGACGCGGCCCGTACGCTCGTACCGCCCGAAGGGGACCGGCACGGCCCGCTGCCGCCGCTCCTGCTGGCCCTGACCGTGGTCACCGGCCTCGTCGACGCCGTGAGCTATCTGGCGCTCGGACACGTCTTCGTGGCCAACATGACCGGGAACGTGGTCTTCCTGGGCTTCGCCCTGGCAGGCGCCAAGGGCCTCTCGGCGCTCTCCTCCCTCGTCTCGATGGCCGCGTTCCTCGTGGGCGCGCTGGCCGGGGGCCGGCTCGGCACCCGGTTCGCGGCGCATCGCGGGCGGCTGCTCGCCACCGCGACGGCGCTCCAGGCGATCCTCGTCGCCGTAGCCGTGATCGTCGCCGCCGTCGCGCACGGAGCTCTCACGCCGGGCGTGCGGTACGCGCTGATCGCGCTCCTCGGCCTGGCCATGGGTCTGCAGAACGCGGTCGTACGGCGCCTGGGCGTCCCGGACCTCACCACGACCGTACTGACTCTGACCCTGACGGGGCTGGCCGCCGACTCCGCCCCGGCCGGCGGTACGGCACCGCGGCCCGGCCGCCGCGTCCTGTCCGTACTGGCCATGCTCGCCGGGGCACTCGCCGGAGCCCTGCTCCTGCTGCACACCGGGCTCGCCCCCGCGCCGGGCCTTGCCCTCACCCTGGGGCTCGCCCTGCTGCTGCTCATCGCGGCCTCGGTGACCACCCGCTGCCTGGCGCGCGCCGGGACCTCCGGGGCTCCCTGGACCCGGCCACCGTCCTGA
- a CDS encoding pirin family protein, whose protein sequence is MSNIEAKPAELRCAPESGDGEPAPVVDILTARDVPLGGPRAMTVRRTLPQRARTLIGAWCFADHYGPDEVTETGGMVVAPHPHTGLQTVSWLFSGEIEHRDSLGSHAFVRPGELNLMTGGYGISHSEVSTARTTVLHGVQLWVALPEEHRYTERDFQHHVPRPVRVDGAEIRVFLGALAGDVSPVRTFTPLLGAEITLEPGATTTLTVDPAFEHGLLVDHGSVRMAGTLLRPAELGYLPTGPDTLTLTNESTDTARTILLGGTPFEEEILMWWNFIGRTHEDIVQAREDWQNASTRFGTVPGYNGDRLPAPTLPNITIKPRRNPPRQ, encoded by the coding sequence ATGAGCAACATCGAAGCGAAACCAGCCGAGTTGCGCTGCGCACCGGAGAGCGGGGACGGGGAGCCGGCGCCGGTGGTCGACATTCTCACCGCGCGCGACGTTCCGCTGGGCGGCCCGCGGGCCATGACCGTACGCCGTACGCTGCCCCAGCGCGCCCGTACGCTGATCGGCGCCTGGTGCTTCGCCGACCACTACGGCCCCGACGAGGTCACCGAAACCGGCGGCATGGTCGTCGCGCCCCATCCGCACACCGGCCTGCAGACGGTCAGTTGGCTGTTCAGCGGAGAGATCGAGCACCGCGACAGCCTGGGCAGCCACGCGTTCGTACGGCCGGGCGAACTGAACCTCATGACGGGCGGATACGGCATCAGCCACTCGGAGGTCTCCACCGCGCGCACCACCGTTCTGCACGGGGTGCAGTTGTGGGTGGCGCTGCCCGAGGAACACCGTTACACGGAACGGGACTTCCAGCACCACGTGCCCCGTCCCGTACGGGTCGACGGGGCGGAAATCAGGGTGTTCCTGGGGGCGCTCGCCGGTGACGTCTCTCCGGTACGTACGTTCACGCCGCTGCTCGGCGCCGAAATCACCCTCGAACCGGGCGCCACGACCACCCTCACCGTTGACCCCGCTTTCGAACACGGCCTCCTCGTCGACCACGGAAGCGTCCGCATGGCCGGCACCCTCCTGCGCCCCGCCGAACTGGGCTACCTCCCCACCGGCCCGGACACCCTGACCCTGACCAACGAATCGACGGACACCGCCCGTACGATCCTGCTCGGCGGCACCCCCTTCGAGGAGGAAATCCTCATGTGGTGGAACTTCATCGGCCGTACCCACGAGGACATCGTCCAGGCCCGGGAAGACTGGCAGAACGCCTCCACCCGCTTCGGCACGGTCCCCGGCTACAACGGCGACCGCCTGCCCGCCCCCACCCTCCCGAACATCACCATCAAGCCGCGCAGGAACCCGCCACGACAGTGA
- a CDS encoding GDSL-type esterase/lipase family protein, whose amino-acid sequence MVRGALELERTERGVLPHRLPGWARAQCSDGQLAMVESQPSGVRLVFRTRATAVELDTLPTKRVYVGAPPLPDGVYDLLVDGRPAGQATVPGGNTLVIDMTAGTAEHRAGPSGTVRFAGLADGVKDVEIWLPHNETTEILALRTDAPIEPVPPGDRRVWLHHGSSISHGSDAASPTTTWPALAAGLGGVELINLGLGGSALLDPFTARTLRDTPADLISVKIGINLVNADVMRLRAFTPAVHGFLDTIREGHPTTPLLVVSPIYCAIHEDTPGPSAPDFSTIGEGRLQFRAAGDPAERAAGKLTLNVIRDELSRLVKQRATDDPNLHLLDGRDLYGEADFAELPLPDQLHPDAATHRRIGERFAALAFGPSGPFTDGPFTDGPSTDEPA is encoded by the coding sequence TTGGTCCGTGGGGCGTTGGAGTTGGAGCGTACGGAGCGCGGCGTGCTGCCGCACCGGTTGCCCGGGTGGGCGCGGGCGCAGTGTTCCGATGGTCAGTTGGCGATGGTGGAGTCGCAGCCGTCGGGCGTACGGCTGGTGTTCCGTACCCGGGCCACCGCCGTCGAACTGGACACGCTGCCCACCAAGCGGGTCTACGTGGGCGCCCCGCCCCTTCCGGACGGCGTGTACGACCTGCTCGTCGACGGCCGCCCGGCCGGGCAGGCGACTGTGCCGGGCGGGAACACCCTGGTCATCGACATGACCGCCGGGACCGCCGAGCACCGGGCCGGCCCGTCCGGTACCGTCCGCTTCGCCGGCCTGGCCGACGGCGTCAAGGACGTCGAGATCTGGCTGCCGCACAACGAGACGACCGAAATCCTCGCCCTGCGCACGGACGCTCCCATCGAGCCGGTGCCGCCCGGGGACCGCAGGGTGTGGCTGCACCACGGCAGTTCGATCAGCCACGGATCGGACGCCGCGAGCCCCACCACCACCTGGCCCGCACTGGCCGCCGGGCTCGGCGGCGTGGAGCTGATCAATCTGGGCCTGGGCGGCAGCGCCCTGCTCGACCCGTTCACCGCCCGTACGCTGCGGGACACCCCTGCCGACCTGATCAGTGTCAAGATCGGCATCAATCTCGTCAACGCCGACGTGATGCGGCTGCGCGCCTTCACCCCGGCGGTGCACGGTTTCCTCGACACCATCCGCGAGGGGCACCCGACCACCCCACTGCTGGTCGTCTCGCCCATCTACTGCGCCATCCACGAGGACACTCCGGGCCCCAGCGCTCCGGACTTCAGCACCATCGGTGAGGGAAGGCTCCAGTTCCGGGCGGCGGGCGACCCGGCGGAACGGGCCGCCGGGAAGCTGACGCTCAACGTCATCCGGGACGAGCTGAGCCGCCTGGTGAAGCAGCGGGCGACCGACGATCCGAACCTGCATCTCCTCGACGGCCGCGACCTCTACGGCGAGGCGGACTTCGCCGAGTTGCCGCTGCCCGATCAGCTCCACCCGGACGCCGCGACCCACCGCCGCATCGGCGAGCGCTTCGCCGCCCTGGCCTTTGGGCCGAGCGGGCCGTTCACCGACGGCCCGTTCACCGACGGCCCGTCCACCGACGAGCCTGCCTGA
- the tatA gene encoding Sec-independent protein translocase subunit TatA, with protein sequence MLRNGLEPWHLLIVVLVVILLFGSKKLPDTARALGKSLRIFKSETRAMKSEAPANSEATPKPEAPSTSATPPVTAPPAPLPSPAPDPRPHSATSDTPHTG encoded by the coding sequence ATGCTGCGCAACGGGCTGGAGCCCTGGCACCTGCTGATCGTGGTCCTGGTGGTGATCCTGCTGTTCGGCTCCAAGAAGCTGCCGGACACCGCTCGCGCGCTGGGCAAATCGCTGCGGATCTTCAAGAGCGAGACCCGCGCCATGAAGTCCGAAGCCCCGGCGAACTCCGAAGCCACGCCGAAGCCTGAGGCTCCGTCGACGTCCGCGACGCCGCCGGTCACGGCGCCGCCGGCCCCGCTGCCGTCCCCGGCGCCGGACCCCCGTCCCCACTCGGCCACCTCGGACACCCCCCATACTGGGTGA
- a CDS encoding LCP family protein: MSASSHKAADGHGDGRGGRNGHGNGSGSGSGSGGRRPWRVLGVLAAALLVLIVAGAGWVYLKLDGNISVFDADGVSPQRPGTGAGGQNILVIGSDSRSGGNRALGGGKEEIGRSDTAFLLHIYGDSKHAVAVSIPRDALVALPPCRLPDGRWTAPRAQAMFNSAFSVGGTAKGNPACTQNTVEKMAGVRVDHTVVVDFEGFSKLTSAVGGVPVCLPKDVYEGDLNPHLGSPGKRIFAKGPQTVSGQRALDYVRIRHGIGDGSDIGRIRRQQAFVGSLIKKVKEQGLNPATLLPLADAATKSMTVDPGLDSADKLLSFAMSLKDIDLHNTKFVTVPWRYQGERVAVVQSQADELWAAIKADRAIGGSSSAGSSAGSGGGSGTGPAGDATSGTASGSGPASGSAAAPGHGAMPGRGISVAVYNGTTTTGLAARAADRLRADGFTVTTATTARSQDHATTVVEYGAGEEARAAVVAGSLASAKMVRVGPPGIRVVLGRTYVAEAGAGAEAGAGAGGGADAGSRADGTATAAPGAGASKANGGKVRSADDDICSGLSYG; encoded by the coding sequence ATGTCAGCAAGCAGCCACAAAGCAGCGGACGGACACGGAGACGGACGCGGCGGACGGAACGGCCACGGCAACGGCAGCGGCAGCGGCAGCGGCAGCGGCGGGCGACGGCCCTGGAGGGTTCTGGGGGTCCTGGCCGCGGCTCTCCTCGTACTGATCGTCGCGGGCGCCGGCTGGGTCTACCTCAAACTCGACGGCAACATCTCCGTCTTCGACGCGGACGGGGTCAGCCCACAGCGCCCCGGCACGGGCGCGGGCGGCCAGAACATCCTGGTCATCGGCTCGGACTCGCGGTCGGGCGGCAACCGCGCACTCGGCGGCGGCAAGGAGGAGATCGGCCGCTCGGACACCGCGTTCCTGCTGCACATATACGGTGACAGCAAGCATGCCGTCGCCGTGTCGATACCCCGGGACGCCCTCGTCGCCCTGCCGCCGTGCCGGCTGCCCGACGGGCGGTGGACCGCGCCGCGCGCCCAGGCGATGTTCAACTCGGCCTTCTCGGTGGGCGGTACGGCCAAGGGCAACCCCGCCTGCACGCAGAACACCGTCGAGAAGATGGCCGGCGTACGGGTCGACCACACCGTGGTCGTCGACTTCGAGGGCTTCTCGAAGCTGACCTCCGCCGTCGGCGGCGTACCGGTGTGTCTGCCCAAGGACGTGTACGAGGGCGACCTCAACCCGCACCTCGGCTCGCCCGGCAAGCGCATCTTCGCCAAGGGGCCGCAGACCGTCTCGGGACAGCGGGCGCTGGATTACGTACGCATCCGGCACGGTATCGGCGACGGCTCCGACATCGGCCGCATCCGGCGCCAGCAGGCGTTCGTCGGCAGCCTGATCAAAAAGGTCAAGGAGCAGGGCCTGAACCCGGCCACCCTGCTGCCGCTCGCCGACGCGGCCACCAAGTCCATGACCGTGGACCCGGGCCTGGACTCGGCCGACAAGCTGCTGTCGTTCGCGATGTCGCTGAAGGACATCGATCTGCACAACACCAAGTTCGTGACGGTGCCCTGGCGTTACCAGGGGGAGCGGGTGGCCGTCGTGCAGTCGCAGGCGGACGAGCTGTGGGCGGCCATCAAGGCGGACCGGGCCATCGGCGGTTCCTCGTCCGCCGGCTCGTCCGCCGGCTCGGGCGGTGGTTCCGGCACCGGTCCGGCCGGTGACGCGACGTCCGGTACGGCTTCCGGCTCCGGCCCCGCCTCCGGGTCGGCTGCGGCTCCCGGCCACGGAGCCATGCCCGGCCGGGGCATCAGCGTCGCCGTCTACAACGGGACCACGACGACTGGTTTGGCGGCCCGCGCGGCCGACCGGCTGCGCGCCGACGGCTTCACCGTCACCACCGCCACGACCGCGCGCTCCCAGGACCACGCCACCACCGTGGTCGAGTACGGCGCGGGCGAGGAGGCCCGGGCGGCGGTCGTCGCCGGCAGCCTGGCCAGCGCGAAGATGGTCCGCGTCGGCCCTCCCGGCATCAGGGTCGTGCTCGGTCGTACGTACGTGGCCGAGGCCGGTGCTGGGGCCGAGGCCGGTGCTGGAGCCGGGGGCGGAGCCGATGCCGGGAGCCGGGCAGACGGTACGGCCACTGCCGCACCCGGAGCCGGCGCCTCCAAGGCGAACGGCGGCAAGGTGCGCTCGGCCGACGACGACATCTGTTCGGGCCTGTCCTACGGGTGA
- a CDS encoding metalloregulator ArsR/SmtB family transcription factor, translating to MTDPSPEVLTDPSAAVLTEAAATFGLLASPARLHIVWVLAQGESDVTGLAARVGGALPAVSQHLAKLKLAGLVRSRREGRRVVYLVDDPDVVSVVRMLVGRLADRVDRLDGSDGRAVPGRVRGLGA from the coding sequence GTGACGGACCCGTCCCCCGAGGTACTGACGGATCCCTCCGCCGCGGTACTGACGGAGGCGGCGGCGACCTTCGGGCTGCTGGCCTCGCCCGCGCGGCTCCACATCGTATGGGTACTGGCCCAGGGCGAGAGCGATGTGACCGGCCTCGCCGCGCGGGTGGGCGGCGCGCTGCCCGCGGTGAGCCAGCACCTGGCGAAGCTGAAGCTCGCGGGTCTGGTGCGGTCCCGGCGGGAGGGGCGCCGGGTGGTGTACCTGGTCGACGATCCGGACGTGGTGTCGGTGGTACGGATGCTGGTCGGCCGGCTCGCCGATCGCGTCGATCGCCTTGACGGTAGCGACGGACGCGCGGTGCCGGGACGAGTCCGTGGTCTGGGCGCCTGA
- a CDS encoding Dabb family protein, with product MIRHLVLFKLNEGVRRDEPRVVAGARAFQELKSHIPELEFWECAWNITDRPIAYDFAVNSAVADADALKRYIEHPAHQAAAAQWREFATWVIADYEF from the coding sequence GTGATACGCCACCTGGTCCTTTTCAAGCTCAACGAGGGCGTCCGGCGGGACGAGCCGCGGGTCGTGGCCGGCGCCCGTGCCTTCCAGGAACTGAAGTCGCACATTCCGGAGCTGGAGTTCTGGGAGTGCGCCTGGAACATCACCGACCGGCCCATCGCGTACGACTTCGCCGTCAACTCGGCCGTGGCGGACGCCGACGCGCTCAAGCGCTACATCGAGCACCCGGCCCATCAGGCCGCCGCGGCCCAGTGGCGCGAGTTCGCCACCTGGGTGATCGCCGACTACGAGTTCTGA
- a CDS encoding RNA polymerase sigma factor SigF, giving the protein MTVTSRTAPKAPSRESRSADTRALTQVLFAELAGLDPGTPEHTRVRAALIEANLPLVRYAAARFRSRNEPMEDVVQVGTIGLINAIDRFDPDRGVQFPTFAMPTVVGEIKRYFRDNVRTVHVPRRLHELWVQVNGATEDLTVLHGRSPSTAEIAERLKIGEDEVLACLEAGRSYHATSLEAAQEGDGLPGLLDRLGYEDPELAGVEHRDLVRHLLVQLPEREQRILLLRYYNNLTQSQISAELGVSQMHVSRLLSRSFARLRSANRIEA; this is encoded by the coding sequence GTGACCGTGACGTCTCGTACTGCGCCCAAGGCTCCATCCCGCGAGAGCCGGAGCGCGGACACGCGAGCGCTCACGCAAGTCCTCTTCGCCGAGCTGGCGGGCCTGGATCCGGGGACGCCCGAGCACACACGGGTCCGTGCCGCCCTGATCGAGGCCAATCTGCCGCTGGTGCGCTATGCGGCGGCACGTTTCCGCAGCCGCAACGAGCCGATGGAGGACGTCGTCCAGGTCGGCACGATCGGGCTGATCAACGCGATCGACCGGTTCGACCCCGACCGCGGGGTGCAGTTCCCGACGTTCGCGATGCCCACGGTGGTCGGCGAGATCAAACGTTACTTCCGCGACAACGTACGTACCGTCCACGTGCCGCGCCGGCTCCACGAGCTGTGGGTGCAGGTCAACGGCGCGACCGAGGACCTGACCGTGCTGCACGGCCGCTCACCCAGTACGGCGGAGATCGCCGAACGCCTCAAGATCGGCGAGGACGAGGTGCTGGCCTGCCTGGAGGCCGGGCGGTCGTATCACGCCACTTCTTTGGAGGCGGCGCAGGAGGGTGACGGGCTGCCCGGCCTGCTGGACCGCCTCGGTTACGAGGATCCGGAGCTGGCCGGCGTCGAGCACCGCGACCTCGTACGGCATCTGCTCGTACAACTGCCCGAGCGCGAACAGCGGATTCTGCTGCTGCGGTACTACAACAACTTGACGCAATCGCAAATCAGCGCGGAGCTGGGGGTGTCGCAGATGCATGTCTCGCGGCTACTGTCGCGGAGCTTCGCCCGGCTGCGGTCCGCAAACAGGATCGAGGCATAA
- a CDS encoding RNA polymerase sigma factor SigF — MSVELGSSKVLAAIPAPAPHVHDDDAINTRTLSRSLFLRLATLDKDSAERTYVRDTLIELNLPLVRYAAARFRSRNEPMEDIVQVGTIGLIKAIDRFDCERGVEFPTFAMPTVVGEIKRFFRDTSWSVRVPRRLQELRLALTKASDELAQKLDRSPTVTELAECLGVSEEDVVDGLAVGNAYTASSLDSPSPEDDGGEGSLADRLGYEDSALEGVEYRESLKPLLAKLPPRERQIIMLRFFANMTQSQIGEEVGISQMHVSRLLTRTLAHLREGLISD, encoded by the coding sequence ATGTCCGTAGAACTGGGCAGCTCGAAGGTGCTTGCCGCGATTCCCGCACCGGCACCGCATGTGCACGACGACGACGCCATCAACACCCGCACGCTCTCCCGCTCCCTGTTCCTGCGGCTGGCCACGCTCGACAAGGACAGCGCGGAACGTACGTACGTCCGCGACACCTTGATCGAACTGAACCTGCCGCTCGTCCGCTACGCGGCGGCGCGTTTCCGCAGCCGCAACGAGCCGATGGAGGACATCGTCCAGGTCGGCACGATCGGACTGATCAAGGCCATCGACCGTTTCGACTGCGAACGCGGCGTGGAATTCCCCACGTTCGCGATGCCGACGGTGGTCGGCGAGATCAAACGCTTCTTCCGGGACACCTCCTGGTCCGTACGCGTACCGCGCCGGCTCCAGGAACTGCGGCTGGCCCTGACGAAGGCCAGCGACGAACTCGCCCAGAAGCTCGACCGCTCGCCGACCGTGACCGAACTGGCCGAGTGCCTGGGGGTGTCGGAGGAGGACGTGGTCGACGGGCTGGCGGTGGGCAACGCCTACACGGCCTCGTCGCTGGACTCCCCCTCGCCCGAGGACGACGGCGGCGAGGGTTCGCTCGCGGACCGGCTCGGGTACGAGGACAGCGCGCTGGAGGGGGTCGAGTACCGCGAGTCGCTCAAGCCGCTGCTGGCCAAACTCCCGCCGCGGGAGCGCCAGATCATCATGCTGCGCTTCTTCGCGAACATGACGCAGTCGCAGATCGGTGAGGAGGTCGGCATCTCGCAGATGCATGTCTCGCGCCTGCTCACCAGGACGCTTGCGCATCTGCGCGAAGGACTCATCTCCGACTGA
- a CDS encoding MarR family transcriptional regulator yields MAAQSQYEELARQLSAIGAVKREMGRILPHDCPPASAGVLTLLDRYGEMRMSRLAELLAIDMSVTSRHVAHVAERGWIEREADPLDKRSRLLRLTPSGRELLAELSERYTESLARYLDDWSDADVGRLNELLARLRDSFGDCRPRAHHDSTTRTPAV; encoded by the coding sequence ATGGCCGCTCAGAGTCAGTACGAGGAGCTGGCCCGGCAGCTCAGTGCCATCGGTGCCGTCAAGCGCGAAATGGGACGCATCCTCCCCCACGACTGCCCGCCCGCCTCGGCCGGTGTGCTCACCCTGCTCGATCGTTACGGCGAGATGCGGATGAGCAGGCTCGCCGAACTGCTGGCGATCGACATGTCGGTCACAAGTCGACATGTCGCTCATGTCGCGGAGCGCGGCTGGATCGAGCGAGAGGCCGATCCACTGGACAAGAGGTCGCGGCTGCTGCGCCTGACGCCGAGCGGCCGGGAACTCCTGGCGGAGCTCTCCGAGCGCTACACGGAATCACTCGCCCGGTACCTGGACGACTGGTCCGACGCCGACGTCGGCCGTCTCAACGAGCTGCTCGCCAGGCTGCGTGACAGCTTCGGCGACTGCCGTCCCCGGGCGCACCACGACTCCACCACCCGTACACCCGCAGTATGA